Genomic DNA from Pseudomonadota bacterium:
CCCGATCCCGACCCGGCGGACGAGGTCGCCGAGCCCATGCCGGATCAGGACCGAGGTGATCCGGTGCAGGCGCGGAAGATCCCGCCCTGGCCCGAAGGCCCCCCAGATCACCGTATGGCCTACTTGCTCTTACCAGGGCCGGACTGCTCGCGCAACGCGTCGGCGATGCCGGCAAGGACACCGCTCGCGAGCAGCGTCATTCGCACGCCGTAGTCGCGCGCCGCATCGAACCCGGTGGAGGCGCCCTCGCGCGACACCGAGGTCAAGCGACTCGCGAACTCCGTCATGACCGCGGCCACGCGCGCGCTGGCATCCACCCCGACCTGCTGCGCATGCACCGCAAGCTCGCGCAGCTCGCGCTGAATGTTGCCACTCGCGGCCTCCGCCACGCGGTTGGCGGTCGCGACGTATGCCCCTTGGAGCTGCTTGAGCCTAGCGAAGGTTTCTTTCAGGTCATTGTCGGTAAAACCGGTTCCCTTCGAGCCGAGTTGCTGGAGCGCGACATGCGCCGCTTCGGCGGCTCGCATGAGCGCCTCATCCAAACCCTGCACCGCCTCGGCCAACCCTCGCCTCACCTCGGCCGCCTGCGGTTCCATACCGGCGCTTGATCCGGGGGTCATGGCCTGAACCACCTCCTTTACCTCTTCGGGATCCAGGTGACCGCCTTTCAGGATCTGTGACATGAGATCACGCACCTTGTCCCGTATCTCCGCATCCGACCCTGCCCCACCCCGAACCGGTGGAACTTGCGCTGCTGGTGATTTTTTATCTACCATGATGCACCTTCGCGGTAACCGACAAATCGCTTCAGCCCACGGACCAGTTTACGCCGGAAGGCGCTCGATGCAAGCCTGGGAAGTTGTGGGGAGCCGATGCGACTGAGCGCCTTCGTCACCGACAGCAGATCGATCACGCGCATCCTCGCCTACCTCGGCGTGAGTTCGACCAGCGGGTGAGCTGGTAGGTGCTTTCCCTCCTGTTCCTGCCGGTCACCGCACCTCGACTCGCACAGTCGCACTCGCGCCCAGGCACCGGACACCCCCCCAAACTTCACCCCCTTGAGCCCCCGCCAACCCACCGGGACCGCCCCAACTGAGCGCATCTGCCCTCGCCGCGGACCTTTACAGACCGCCCAATCACCGCCCGGCCCGTCCGACCAAGCATGCTCCTTACACGCCCGCGTTGAATCTCCTATCCTTTTCGGCGCCGCTGCGTGCTGCATCTACACGCTAGGCCAGACGGACTATCCCATCTCTAGAAAAGCATCGCGGATGCGATCGCAAGCCCAAATCAACTCGCGCTCGGTGATAATGAGCGGCGGAGCCAGGCGGATTACGCTTTCGTGGGTATCTTTTGTGAGGATGCCGTGGGAGGCGAGCCGGATACAGAGGTCCCGTGCCGAAAAGCGCCCGGTGTCGATCTCGACGCCGATGAATAAACCCTTGCCACGCACGGCACGAATATAGGGGCTTTCCAGGGTGCGTAACCGCCCGAGAAAGTACTCGCCCAGCTCGGCGGCGCGCTCGGCCAGACGCTCCTCAACCAGCACGTTAAGCGCTTCGAGGCCGACCGCGGCGGCGAGCGGGTTACCCCCGAACGTGCTGCCGTGGCTCCCCGGCGTGAAGACCCCCATCACCTCGCGCCGGGCGAGAAACATCGATACCGGCAGGAAACCGCCCCCGAGCGCCTTGCCGAGCGTGATCCCATCGGGTTGGACCCCTTCGTGCTGGCAGGCGAGCATGCGACCCGTGCGTCCGAGCCCGGTTTGGATCTCATCGCAGAGAAGCAACACATTGTGGGCGCGGCAAAGCTCCGCGCAATGCTTGAGATAACCCGCGGGCGGCACGATGATCCCGGCTTCGCCCTGGAATGGCTCAACCAAAAACGCCGCAGTGCGCGGTTTGATGGCACGCGCGAGCGCCTCGGCATCCCCGTACGGGATGCGCACGAAGCCCACGGGAAAAGGTCCGAAGTGCTGCCTATAATCGCGCTCGGAGGAAAGTCCCACGAGGGTGATGGTACGGCCGTGAAAATTGCCGTCACAGACGATGATCTCGGCGCGATCCTCGGCCACACCCTTGACCTCGTAAGCCCAGCGCCGCGCGGCCTTCAGCGCCGTTTCCACCGCCTCGGCCCCGGTATTCATGGGCAAGCCCATGGCGAGTCCGGTAAGATCGCAGGCGCGCCTCACGAAGGGCGCGAGCACCTCGGTGTGAAAGGCCCGTGACACGACCGCCAGCCGTGCCGCTTGCTCGACTAGGACCTTGAGCAACCGCGGGTGCGCGTGGCCGAAACCGACCGCC
This window encodes:
- the rocD gene encoding ornithine--oxo-acid transaminase, which codes for MPSVIELERAYCAHNYQPLPVVLTRGEGCYVWDERGNRYLDMMSAYSAVGFGHAHPRLLKVLVEQAARLAVVSRAFHTEVLAPFVRRACDLTGLAMGLPMNTGAEAVETALKAARRWAYEVKGVAEDRAEIIVCDGNFHGRTITLVGLSSERDYRQHFGPFPVGFVRIPYGDAEALARAIKPRTAAFLVEPFQGEAGIIVPPAGYLKHCAELCRAHNVLLLCDEIQTGLGRTGRMLACQHEGVQPDGITLGKALGGGFLPVSMFLARREVMGVFTPGSHGSTFGGNPLAAAVGLEALNVLVEERLAERAAELGEYFLGRLRTLESPYIRAVRGKGLFIGVEIDTGRFSARDLCIRLASHGILTKDTHESVIRLAPPLIITERELIWACDRIRDAFLEMG